The following proteins are co-located in the Pyrococcus abyssi GE5 genome:
- a CDS encoding HAD-IA family hydrolase yields the protein MIIAFDFDGTLVDSYSCIEEAFYRALEREYPWLPGKRSIAKLLTKLELQFERPKFGKTGRKIRPPLKIFQGRFARAWFEERAKLTKPLDGAHEVLKELRDQGHIVISFSAEDFIPGIKEFRLRQNGLYDLFDDVIIFGKGVSIKDAFSLVRKKYGNETFVWVDDKPWRFIGNGDENTEYVWMYFPYTARFVTDDILDKIPHLHVIYDLWSLLDVVKRLSV from the coding sequence ATGATAATTGCATTTGACTTTGATGGAACATTAGTTGACAGCTACTCCTGTATAGAAGAAGCCTTCTATAGGGCCCTTGAAAGGGAATACCCATGGCTTCCAGGGAAGAGGAGTATCGCTAAGCTCTTGACCAAGCTTGAACTCCAGTTCGAAAGGCCTAAGTTTGGCAAAACTGGAAGGAAGATAAGGCCTCCTCTCAAGATTTTCCAGGGTAGGTTTGCTAGGGCGTGGTTTGAAGAGAGGGCAAAGCTAACCAAACCCCTAGATGGTGCTCACGAAGTTCTTAAGGAGCTAAGGGATCAGGGGCATATAGTAATTTCTTTCTCTGCCGAGGATTTTATTCCAGGAATCAAGGAATTCAGACTTAGGCAGAATGGTCTCTACGATCTATTTGATGATGTGATAATCTTTGGAAAGGGGGTCTCGATTAAGGATGCTTTCTCTCTCGTGAGGAAAAAATACGGGAATGAAACGTTCGTCTGGGTTGATGATAAGCCTTGGAGGTTCATTGGAAATGGTGACGAAAATACGGAGTACGTTTGGATGTACTTTCCCTACACCGCTAGGTTCGTCACGGATGACATTCTGGACAAAATTCCTCATCTACACGTAATATATGACCTTTGGAGTCTCTTGGATGTCGTGAAGAGGTTGAGCGTTTGA